One region of Acidimicrobiia bacterium genomic DNA includes:
- a CDS encoding GTP cyclohydrolase I translates to MLPIETGGAAADAGSYEDVVVVRDLRVRARCACHRLPVDALLHVGYLPAGRLVATGDLADAVTSLARDEWVQPEAAAHVADWVVGVSGARGVGVVVESRFSCAGGDGREGRAALLTTTTRGALRDDAVRRGEFLAALRRGHGTR, encoded by the coding sequence GTGTTGCCGATAGAGACGGGCGGCGCCGCCGCCGACGCGGGCAGCTACGAGGACGTCGTCGTCGTGCGCGACCTGCGGGTCCGGGCCCGGTGCGCGTGCCACCGGCTGCCGGTCGACGCGCTGCTCCACGTCGGCTACCTGCCCGCCGGCCGGCTGGTCGCGACCGGCGACCTCGCCGACGCGGTGACGTCGCTCGCCCGCGACGAGTGGGTACAACCGGAGGCGGCGGCCCACGTCGCGGACTGGGTCGTCGGCGTGAGCGGGGCGCGAGGAGTCGGGGTCGTGGTCGAGAGCCGGTTCAGCTGCGCGGGCGGCGATGGTCGTGAGGGTCGCGCCGCGCTCCTCACGACCACTACGCGCGGCGCGCTCCGCGACGACGCCGTCCGCCGCGGCGAGTTCCTGGCAGCGCTGCGGCGCGGGCACGGCACGCGATGA
- a CDS encoding DUF488 family protein, which produces MTSERVRVKRVYEAAARGDGARLLVDRLWPRGLRKEDADFEWHKELAPSTELRRFYGHVPERFDEFAKRYRDELRAADAADALAHVRSLARRRPVTLLTATKDVDHSGAAVLADVVRGRRR; this is translated from the coding sequence ATGACGAGCGAGCGCGTGCGGGTCAAGCGCGTGTACGAGGCCGCGGCACGCGGTGACGGCGCGCGCCTGCTCGTCGACCGCCTCTGGCCACGCGGGTTGCGCAAGGAGGACGCCGACTTCGAGTGGCACAAGGAGCTCGCGCCGAGCACCGAGCTGCGCCGCTTCTACGGTCACGTGCCCGAGCGGTTCGACGAGTTCGCGAAGCGCTATCGCGACGAGCTGCGCGCAGCCGACGCGGCCGACGCGCTCGCGCACGTCCGCAGCCTCGCGCGACGGCGACCCGTCACGCTGCTGACCGCGACGAAGGACGTCGACCACTCGGGCGCAGCCGTCCTCGCGGACGTCGTGCGGGGGCGCCGTCGCTGA